The nucleotide window TAACTGGATATGTTTCCACTCCAAAGTCTTCGGCAGAGATACTAAGGTACAGTATAACAATGGAATACTATAGTCATTACTCCTTCAGTCTAGATTTAATTACATTGTTGTTCCTGATAAGTGCAAGCCCCAGTTTAGTACACACACTATCATTACAATTCTGAGTTGTTACATTTATCAGGAGTTGACTTTCCTACTAATGAACTGAAGGTTGTAGACCTGGAGTTGTTTCACTGACTTAATGTCAACAGATTTgctataatttttttaaataatactttttatTGACTTTTTCTCCTTGGTAGTACTTTGCCTGATCTCTCTAGGAAAAGACAATCACTGAAATATAGATGAAGTAAAATAATGTTTGCTTTCCCATTCCCAGATTGCTATTCCTGTACTCTCTGTGACTCTTATCAAGAAGACAAAAACTGCCATTTTGGTTCCAAATGCACTCGTTATCACATCCACAAACAAAAGGGTATGACCAGTTTTATTTGTAGATATTCAATTGTCAAGTTTGGTCTTAATTAAAAACACGTATTTTTTTATTATTGTCATTATAATTAATTATTTAAAATGTTTTCCAGCACGTATTTGCATCATTCCTATCCCGAGATACAACCTATAAACTTCTGAAATCCGTCTGCGTTCATCTGGATGTAAGTTCTTCCTCCTTGTCCTTTTTTCTTTAATGCATTGTTGTGACATTTGACATAGTCTTATTTTGTGTTGTATTACAGAACATTAGCACTGAGGTTAAACATGTTCTTTCTGTTGTCATAATACTGTGTTATACTGCAACAGGGACTTTTCCATGGAGCTGTGACGATACCTGTATCAAAGTTTATTTTTGCCACGGAAAAAAAATAAACACGAAGCAGAccaactctttggtcctttaaaaacttTCTCTATGTAAGATATTGTGTGGGAAATAAATACACGTGACTGGATGATGTTTGTTtacaacattagggctgttttcctaaagaaatTTAATACGctttttgtttccttgccacggtACTAATGAGtattgcgatactggtatcgtcccggccTTACTTTTCATGTCTTAACTCATTGAACACCATTGTAGGGGGACAATACAGGGAGCAGCCTTATTACTTCCTCTGCTGAGAATAGCTTCATAGCCGATTGTCCCTCCTCACTTCCTCTGGTCAGTACTAAGACAGTTGCCTTTTTCCCAACTCTTCTTCTTATATGACCATACAGTAAAGggtgtgtgtaatgtaatggttCTACTGTACCCTCTGTGTATGGACAAAGTTTCATTTATATTCAATAATGTTTTCAATGGGATCATCTGTATGGACAAAATGAATGTAAATATTCTGTGTGTAGGATTTCTCTGGAGACTTCTCAGACCTGGATGGGGTTGTGTGCCAGAGGAGGCAAGACATGCTGGAGACCAGCAGCTCAGGCTCCCAGACCCCAGACTATGAGAAAATGACGGGTGGGTTCTCCCTTTATGATGGCAGGGGAGTCCAACCCCCCCTTGTGAAAAACAAGACAATCATCATACACAATAGACAGACAGATGCAACATCATAGAGACAGAAATAAACCCTGAGAGATGGTGATTAGACGCTTTATACCCTTCCATGAGTGGAGAGAAAGGAATTGCCCCTGAGTATGGAGTCTTATCTATACAGCTTAGAAAAGAGCAGTACTCTCGCAGCTTCTAATAACCTAATAGATTAGTTATTACTGAGTCATGAGTTGGACTGGGAGGTGCAATCAGAGGCTTTCAGTTAGTTCAGCTTCTCTGCCCAGACACAGCAGTCGCCAAACTTGTACTGTACAGGCTCACTTTTTATTGTAGTCCGTAGGCTTGAGTTCAGATGTATTTGAACAGACATGGTTTACCTTTTACATGTTGATACAGTCATGATTTTATGGTTTGTTTAAGaatcttttttttaaagtaattgGGATTAGTTGGCTGTAGACAAATCGGTCTTAGTACATACATCAATGAGAGAGCTGTATCTCCTTTCACCTGTTGACTGCATATGCTTATTGGAAGGCTGAGTATAACACAGATGGTTTGGTGAACCACGCGCACATGAAGAGTAATcttgcctgagacctgaagactcATCTTAGCTCCCCGAGCGAATGCCttggctttagctcagtgggctaacatgGTTTAGTTTGCGCTCAGGCGACCCGGCCTTGATACCAATTAACAAGACCACATCTGATAATGTTGGTAGTTAGGCATGTTGAATTGAAAGGAAATTAGTTCAATAACGACCAGTGGTGTTCAGAGAGCAATCTGTGTTTGTTTTTGCAGAGTTCCCCAGCATCCCAGACACTTTCCTGAGCGCGGTGAAGAACGTAGAGGTGGCGGTGCACGCAGACATCCACCTCCAGACCCCCAACCAAAAACACGGAGCCGCTCACCAGAACGGTGAGGCCTCCTTATGCACGAGCGTGGTGCAATGGAAACAGCAAGACTCTGTTAAATACTTCTGCATTCTCTCTCCCTGGTATCCTAAGGGTTGGCTTCTATCATTTTCCAGAGGGAATGGAATCTGAAAAGTAGAACAGATTGTAATATAAACATTAAGAGAAGGATAAGATCTTAAAGATGTAGTTCTGCAAGTGTTAATTAATATTTGTTTAGCTTCGTCTTTTTGGATTTAAGTCCGGCCCTCTGTGTTGCTGACCTGTGCACTAATCCTGTCTTATCTTTAGGTCCGACCAAGCCTGCCCAGGGTGTTGTACACAAAGTGAAATCGCTACAGCCAGTGTCGTTGAACACCCTTCTACTCGTCTATTTGTTCCTGTGAGTATCCTCTCATTATGAGTCATAAGGGGGTGTCGAGGCCATCTAACAGGTTTTGTAGCTAATCTAATCATTTCACTTGTCGCCAGGCATGTCAAAACAAGTTAAGTGAACTGGGTGTTTTGTCCTGCCTTGGGTGTTAACTTGGTTGTGGAATTGTAACTGTTTGTGTCAAGTAGGAGATGATTCAACAATGGGAGTTGAATTGGAAATACTTGTTTCTTATTGAAAGCCAATGGGTTCCTGTAGATTCCAGCCCTCATCTGGGTGCGTGACGTGTTTGTGTTGTCTTTGCAGAGTTAGTGTCCTTGTCTTGTCTTCGTGTTACATGGCCTTCAAGATTATGGCTCTTGAGAAGCGGCTGAACTCGTTGAGTTCCGTGGGGGAGTATGCACACAACGAGTAAGAGCTGCCACTAAACACTCACACCAGCTTTGTCTGAGATAACGGAGCATCAATAGGAATTAGTTAACAGGTTAACAATTGCAATACAATGAGAATCCAGTCCTAGTATCTGTGGTATACAGTAGATAGTGTTATAATGAATGATAAACCTGAAATTTGACATTACAAACTGTTGGAAAACCCGAAGAATGACTGGGTCAGTCAAGAAACTGTAATTCTTTATGTTATAAATAGGTGTAATATGCATGTTTTGATGTCATTTTTCCAAACATTTCCTGACTTTTCCATAGAAAATTGTAAACCCACTTGTTAAAAATCCATacaattaaatgttaatttctttagGTGTTCAATTTAAAGGCTATTTTACAATATGTACATGTACTCTAACGATGGGATACAGTAAAATGGACCTTTTGCATTTGTGGTCTTTCATTTGCATCTTGCTATAGGAATGAGCTGAAACTGAATACACCTGAATTTATACGACGGCTAATTCAGAGCATATTTTGTTTCAGAAACGTTGTGCATCACAGATCGCAGGTCGACTTCAATGCCGAAATCTATGGGGAGCTGTCTACAAACCTGTTCAAGCTAGAAAAGGTTTGTCGCCTTGCCAGCGAAGACAGTGTCGACATCTGCTCACTGTTTGCTACTCCCAAAAGTTGTTTAATCCGCTTCATTAAAGTTCACTTTTTGGGAGTAGCTTATAGTTACTAGTCTTGCTTGTCCGAGTTTACCCAGCTCCTGTGTCatgcttgagtgtgtgtgtgtgtgatactctTTCATTGTCACCTCGCCACTCTCCATGGAACAGCTCAAACCTGGCATGCAGTCAGCTCTGTCACTGAGCTAACAACTACTCATTAAGTGGGACAATAGCTCTGCTTTCCCAATAACATATTTTGTATGAACCATTCCCCACTTGGTTACATAATGTGAGGTTGTTGGGGATTGTGAATAGGCCAATGTGGGAGTGTTCTCTGCTCATCAGCCTCTCATGCATGCTATTGTTTTGCAGTGTGTTTTTATTAATTCAGTGCATGTTTTAACCTGTCAAAAATCCTACCAAACCAGATTCAGAGAAATCTCCGTAAGCTACTTGAAGAGACCTGACTTAAGGACCCGTTGGTCGCCTCGCTGGACGGAAGTGGCGGCCTCATAAAACGCTGGTGAAAACACTGCAGATCTGATCGGCAATCTGTTACCAAATAACAGACTGCCACTTTGGAAAAGAGACCATTTCTTAATTGTGCAATAGCAGTATCTTCCTTCTCTTTCTACTCAGGACAAAACCCATTATTTTGTGTCTGATAGCATGCCAGTGTAATCAAGACATTTCAGCAACTGTAGCTAGTTTGGGCTGAATCCTAACTTGAAACTCACGAGCTTAATAATGCAGAATTCTGCTTttaggggcaatctgcagttgctacatacatttttggactgaATGAATGATATtcctcaagaatcaatgggtacataacTTATAAGTgcttcatgagcttagttcaactgtcgtaccccactagaacccaaaatataacctGGTTTTACGCCAATATTTGAAAACAAAgttaatgtaaacaaacactatatagcctaaAACATGGATAAAATTATGACTGACATCATTGGTGGTCAGTCTTTGCATCCATAGCTTTGTCTAttaatttgagtggttacatttccccAGCCCCATGTGTTTCTATACCGAAGCCGGGGTGGAAAAATtaattgtttcaactgctgattgccgcaTTAAATCATGCCTCGATGTCAATGGGAGATTTCTGTGGAAATTTGAGTTAAGTGTTCAGGTTTCAAGGTATAGGATACAAACCTTAGCAAAGAGAAGCCATAAGCTTTAGCCTATGTAGTACTGTACCTGAGAAGCTTTTCAATATTAATGGGATGTTTTCAGGTATGAGTAGGTCCCAAGGACCCACCTATTTCAATGTTTTTCTATTAACATTTCAAAAATGGTCAGTCTTGTAATGCCTACTGTTCATGTGCCCATTTTGTTACAGGTATGAATTGCCAATAAAATATTTATAGTTCTTGCTTAATTTTTTTGGCTCAAATTGTCATCCAACATGCCTAAATGCTGTTTTCAACCACTTAGTAAATAGGCTCCATTTTCTCAATTTTCAGTAAGCACTGAATGATTCACACAATGTATAACTGAAGTGAATGCCATCTAAAAGATGTGACAAGTCTATGGCTTCTACTGCATCATGGATGTGTATATAGTTAAAGGAACATGACTCTTTCACCTTGTCTGACAGTGTGGTCCAACACTGGTCCACTAGTTTGAGTAAGATTTGCATTCAGGTAAAACAGCATGAATTTGAGTGCCCCATTCAGCCTCGTACCACAGAACAGACTGCTCTTTCAGTGCGTTTTGCCATTGTCAAGTGAATTAATGATTTGCATTCACTTTGAGTGTTCATCATACATAAAGATTACACTGTTGATATATTTGTCATGCTTTTCACATCTGAACATAATATCTCCATTTTATTCTAATGAATGAGGGAGGGAAGTTATTTTGCTAGTAGTGGCAGCTAGTCGTCTATTATAGAGCCTCAATTGATGTCTTGTCAATCATTATAAACTCACCTATTCGGAGGTATGCTGTAAACATGGAAATTATGATAAAACTAAATTATGCACAACTAACCTATATAATTTGTCCAAGTGCCTATATTTTCATTATTTTAAATGTAGTCATATGAAACCATTAGCAATGGAATGTCGTTAGGAGGCACCCCCTTTACATTTGGCCTGTCTGTCAACCCATGTTAAGGCTGCACATGACGTAACACCCACACTGCAAAGTGCAATGGCGAAATTGAACAATAACAGCCATCGCTTCTCGGTACCATATGTATTATGTCGTTAACATTAAAGAAAACAGAATCATTCTCCTGGAGAGTCACATCATGCAACATCTGTAAATTTATCGCGCGCGGGGCTGCGACTAGGAGTATTCTACTGTCTCTGCAAGCGATGACAGTTTAAAACGCGGGTAAGTTCAATGTAATTGCAATACCGTCCATTTTCAATGCCAAACCATTTACGCAGCAAACTGGTTTGTGCACCTGCTTTTAAAGGGGCGTGGCGGCTGGAATGCTGGGTACCCCATCTCCAGCTAAAGATGCTGATAGCTTAGCAACTACGATAGGGGAAAGCAGACGAGAGCAACAATGGATTTACCATTTGTAAGCATCTTTCGCAATGTCTGACTGCACGGAGCATTTTTGTGTGATGACCCGACCATCAACTGTTCTGACACGACTGTAGCGCGAGCTACACGGTGCTATGACTGCTGACTCGAAATGTAAACAAAGGGAGACCGGCCTTTTGCTATTTCTCACAATGCCTGGCAAGCTGCATTGAAGTTGTCGTTGATAGTGTCAATAACTGTTTTTATTTATGCACGATGCATGTATTAGTACAAGCAGACCGTAGATCCATGTGGTCGATGGTGTCTGCTAAACCATAATGTTTCAAACTATAGAAAAATacgtactgaacaaaaatataaacgcaacatgtaaagtgttggtcccatgtttcatgagctgaaataaacatTTCCCGAAATTCTCTTTaagcacaaaa belongs to Oncorhynchus keta strain PuntledgeMale-10-30-2019 chromosome 9, Oket_V2, whole genome shotgun sequence and includes:
- the LOC118379001 gene encoding GRAM domain-containing protein 2B, whose amino-acid sequence is MVLMTEQPDRDQTPLSTPEQVVKSVKPARKDPRGIQSTSEAANGGEDKPKRSASGRSAGDTQVSMDTEADLSESRKKPPLMKFKAVELPSPMQTPSDGETKFEGRKKSQSSQISKTNAQYHKIFKEISKDELLKQSYTCALQKDMLYQGKMFVSDNWICFHSKVFGRDTKIAIPVLSVTLIKKTKTAILVPNALVITSTNKRHVFASFLSRDTTYKLLKSVCVHLDGDNTGSSLITSSAENSFIADCPSSLPLDFSGDFSDLDGVVCQRRQDMLETSSSGSQTPDYEKMTEFPSIPDTFLSAVKNVEVAVHADIHLQTPNQKHGAAHQNGPTKPAQGVVHKVKSLQPVSLNTLLLVYLFLVSVLVLSSCYMAFKIMALEKRLNSLSSVGEYAHNENVVHHRSQVDFNAEIYGELSTNLFKLEKIQRNLRKLLEET